In Pseudomonas sp. LRP2-20, the genomic window CGCGCGGACCAGCTGCATGGCGGCGTTGTCGACGTACATGTGGCTCAGTTCGACGTCCGGGTAGTCCTTGGCCACCTCTTCGACCACTTCGCGCCACAGCTGGCTGGAGGCCAGGACGTTGGCCTTGTCCACCGAGCACAGCTTCTTGCCACGCACGCGGGCCATGTCGAAGCCGACACGGGCGATACGGCGCACTTCGCTTTCGCTGTACGGCAGGGTGTCGTAGGCCTGGCGCTCGCCACCTTGCAGCTCGCGCTGGCCACGCGGGGCACCGAAGTAGATACCGCCGGTCAGCTCACGGACGATGAGGATATCCAGGCCCGAAACGATTTCCGGCTTCAGCGAGGAAGCATCGGCCAGTTGCGGGTAGAGGATGGCCGGGCGCAGGTTGGCGAACAGGCCCAGTTGCGAACGGATTTTCAGCAGGCCGCGCTCCGGGCGGATGTCACGCTCGATCTTGTCCCACTTCGGGCCGCCCACGGCGCCCAGCAGCACAGCATCGGCCTTGCGGGCACGCTCCAGGGTTTCGTCGGCCAGCGGCACGCCGTGCTTGTCGATGGCGGCGCCACCGATCACGTCGTGCTCAAGGCTGAAGCCGAGCTGGAACTTGTCGTTGGCCAGCTCCAGCACCTTGACCGCCTCGGCCATGATTTCCGGGCCAATGCCATCACCTGGGAGAATCAGAATCTGCTTGCTCATGCTTTCCTCTATCCATTCACGCGGTGCGGCCAAGCGGGCCCCACCGAAAAATTCTCAACGCTCGGCCCACAACACCAGCACGTCGGTGCTGAACGAGCCATCGGCCTCGATCTGGTAATACTGCCGTACTTCTTCGCCCATGGCTTGCTGCAATTGGCGGATGGCAACGCGCATCGGCTCCGGGGTGCGCATGCGCTCGACCCAGCTGGCAAACTCCAGGCGCAACGGCTGGCGCGTGTGGCTGCGCACGTGCAGGCCGGCTTCGCTGACCTGGCGCTGCCATTCGGCGGCGGAGTAGTCCCGCACGTGACTGGTGTCGCGCAGCACTTCGACGGTTTGCAGGTAGGTATCGAGCAACGGGCTGCCCGGCGACATCACGTCGATGAACGCTGCCACGCCACCTGGCTTGAGCACCCGGCGCACTTCACGCAGGGCCACGCCGAGGTCGCTCCAGTGGTGCGCCGAGTAGCGGCTGAAGACGAAATCGAACGAAGCATCGGCGAACGGCAAACGTTCGGCGGCACCGCATTCGGTGGTGATATTGCCCAGGCCGCGCTCGCTGGCGGCACTGGCGACCACGTCGAGCATCGATTGCGAGAGGTCGTAGGCGACCACCTCGGCAACCAGTGGCGCAACGTGAAAGCTGACATGACCGGCACCGCAGCCCAGGTCCAGCACGCGCGCACCACCCTGCCCCGCCAGCTCGGCCTGCAGCAGGGCGAATTCGCTGCCTTGGGCGTGCACGGTGCTGCTGAGGTAAGCGTTGGCCTGTTCGCCGAACTGACGTTGGACCACATCGGTGTGGGTGGTGCTGGTCATGACTGAGTCCTTTTGATTTTCGTTGCCTGTTCCGGCCCTTTCGCGGGCAAGCCCGCTCCCACAGTTACAGCGCAGCCCTCAGGGCTTGTGATATGCCTGTGGGAGCGGCGGTTCGGCGCCCCGACTTGCCCGCGAAGAGGCCGGAACCGTCACCTACCTGTTTCAGGCGTCCCGAAACAGCCAAGGCTGGCTGGCGCGGTGCTTGCCTTCGAATGCCTTGATCGCATCACTGTCCTGCAAGGTCAGGCCGATGTCGTCCAGGCCATTGAGCAGGCAGTGCTTGCGGAACGCGTCGATCTCGAAGTGCAGCACCTTGCCATCCGGGCGGGTCACCGCCTGCGCCTGCAGGTCGATGGTCAGCTGGTAGCCTGGGTTGGCTTCGACCTGCTTGAACAGCTCGTCGACTTCCTCGTCGCTGAGGATGATCGGCAGCAAACCGTTCTTGAAGCTGTTGTTGAAGAAGATATCGGCGAAGCTTGGCGCGATCACGCTGCGGAAGCCGTATTCATCCAGCGCCCAAGGGGCGTGCTCACGGCTCGAACCGCAGCCGAAGTTCTCCCGCGCCAGCAGCACGCTGGCACCTTGGTAACGCGCATGGTTGAGCACGAACTCCTGGTTCAGCGGGCGCTTGCTGTTGTCCTGGTACGGCTGGCCGACATCCAGGTAACGCCACTCGTCGAACAGGTTGGGGCCGAAACCGGTGCGCTTGATCGACTTGAGGAACTGCTTGGGGATGATCTGATCGGTGTCGACGTTGGCACGATCCAACGGCGCGACGAGACCGGTGTGCTGGGTAAAGGCTTTCATGCTGCGCTCCCTTGGATCAACTCGCGGACATCGATGAAGTGGCCGGTCACCGCGGCAGCGGCAGCCATGGCCGGGCTGACCAGGTGGGTACGACCACCGGCCCCCTGACGGCCCTCGAAGTTGCGGTTGGAGGTGGACGCGCAGTGCTCGCCGCTTTCCAGGCGGTCCGGGTTCATCGCCAGGCACATCGAGCAGCCAGGTTCACGCCATTCGAAACCCGCCTCGAGGAAGATCTTGTCCAGGCCTTCACGCTCGGCCTGGGCCTTGACCAGGCCCGAGCCAGGCACCACCAGCGCCTGCTTGACCGTCGCGGCGACCTTGCGGCCCTTGGCAATTGCGGCGGCAGCGCGCAGGTCTTCGATACGCGAGTTGGTGCAAGAACCGATGAACACGCGGTCGAGCTTGATGTCGGTGATTGCCTGGTTGGCGGCGAGGCCCATGTACTTCAGGGCGCGCTCGATCGAACCACGCTTGATCAGGTCTGGCTCGGCGGCCGGGTCCGGCACGCGCTGATCCACGGCCAGCACCATCTCCGGCGAAGTCCCCCAGCTGACTTGCGGCTTGATCTGCGCAGCGTCGAGCTCGACCACGGTGTCGAACACGGCATCGTCGTCGGAAACCAGGTCCTTCCACGCTTCGACGGCACGCTTCCAGTCCTCGCCCTTCGGCGCATAAGGGCGGCCTTCAACATAGGCCACGGTGGTGGCGTCGGTCGCCACCAGGCCAACCCGGGCACCGGCTTCGATCGACATGTTGCAGATGGTCATGCGGCCTTCCATCGACAATTCGCGGATGGCGCTGCCGGCGAACTCCATGGCGTGGCCGTTACCACCGGCGGTGCCGATCTTGCCGATCACGGCCAGCACGATGTCCTTGGCGGTGACGCCGGCCGGCAACTGGCCTTCGACACGCACCAGCATGTTCTTCATCTTCTTGGCGACCAGGCACTGGGTGGCGAGCACGTGCTCCACCTCGGACGTGCCGATGCCATGGGCCAGGGCACCGAAAGCGCCGTGGGTGGAGGTGTGCGAGTCGCCGCAGACCACGGTCATGCCCGGCAAGGTGGCGCCCTGCTCGGGGCTGATGACGTGGACGATGCCCTGGCGCTCGTCGTTCATCTTGAATTCGACGATGCCATATTCGTCACAGTTCTCATCGAGGGTCTGCACCTGCAGGCGCGACACCTGGTCGACGATGGCCTCGATGCCGCCCTTGCGCTCTGGCGTGGTCGGCACGTTGTGATCCGGGGTGGCGATGTTGGCATCGATGCGCCACGGCTTGCGGTTGGCCAGGCGCAGGCCTTCGAAGGCCTGGGGCGACGTCACTTCGTGAATGATATGGCGGTCGATGTAGATCAAGGACGAGCCGTCATCACGGCGCTTGACCTCATGGGCTTCCCAGAGTTTGTCGTAGAGCGTTTTGCCAGCCATCAGACTGTTCCTCATCAGCGTCTTTCTATGCCAAAGACCCCTTGGCTTGTACGGACGATGCTATGGGGTTAGATTGAATAACTCAAATTCATAATTTTTATGCTTTGGATAACCAACAGGAATTCGACACCGTGGACCTGGCCAACCTGAGTGCCTTCATCGCCATTGCCGAGACTGGCAGCTTTTCCGGTGCCGGCGAACGCCTGTTCCTGACCCAGCCGGCCATCAGCAAACGCATCGCCGGGCTGGAGCAGCAACTGGATGTGCGCCTGTTCGACCGCCTGGGTCGCGAGGTCACCCTGACCGAAGCCGGCCGCGCCCTGCTGCCGCGCGCCTACCAGATCCTCAACGTCCTCGATGATACCCGACGGGCGCTGACCAACCTCAACGGCGAGGTGAGCGGTCGCCTGACCCTGGCTACCAGCCACCATATCGGCCTGCACCGCCTGCCGCCGCTGTTGCGGGCATTCACCCGCCAGCACCCCGCCGTGGCCCTGGATATTCAGTTCATGGATTCGGAACAGGCCTACGATGAGATTCTCCATGGCCGCGCTGAAATCGCCGTCATCACCCTCGCCCCCGAGCCGCACCACCTGGTCAGGGCCGTGCCGGTGTGGGACGACGCCCTGGATTTCGTGGCGGCGCCCGAGCATCCGCTGGCCAGCAACCACGCGGTCAGCCTGGCCGACGTCGCCCGCCACCCGGCGGTATTCCCCGGCGGCAACACCTTCACCCACCACATTGTGCAGCGCCTGTTCGAAAGCCAGGGCCTGACGCCGAACATCGCCATGAGCACCAACTACCTGGAAACCATCAAGATGATGGTATCGATCGGCCTGGCCTGGAGCGTGCTACCCCGGACCATGCTGGATGATCAGGTTGCACCCATCGCTTTGCCCGGCATACAGCTGTCGCGCCAGCTAGGCTACATTCTGCACACGGAGCGAACGCTATCGAACGCTGCAAGGGCCTTCATGGCCCTGCTCGACAGCCACGCAGGGTCCGCCTGACCGGTCGTCAGCTCGGCATTTCCAACTCAAGGACGCGTCACACGCCAAAGGTCTGGTACCAATGCCCAAATCAGCAAATCGCTTTCCGCGCCTGCCGCGCATCCCTGCGGCCGACCCACAGGAATCGGAGCAGGCGTGGCAGAACGCCCCGCAGTTGCTGGCCGCGCTCAATGGCGCACGCCTGGGCGCCTGGCTATGGGATATCGACACCGGCCGCATCAGCTGGTCACGGGGTACCCAGGCGCTGTTCGGCTTCGACCCGCAACGCCCGTTGCCCAACGACATCGACTACCTGGACCTGCTGCCAGAGGAAGACCGCGCTCGAACCCGCCAGCTGTTCCACGCAGTGGTCAATGGCGAGCCAGTGGAACAGGCCATGCGCCATCGTATCCGCTGGCCGGACGGTAGCCTGCACTGGCTGGAAATCAACGGCAGCCTGACCCACGACCGCCATGGCCGCCGGCAGATGATCGGGGTGATCCGCGAAATCACCCGCCAGCGTGAACGGGAAACCGCGCTGATCAACTCGGAAAAACGCTTCGCCACGCTGTTCCACCTGAGCCCCAACGCCATTTTGCTGAGCCGCCGCCAGGACGGCATGATCATCGAGGTCAACCAGCACTTCGAAGACATGTTCGGCTGGCCCGGCGGCCAGGTGATCGGCAAGACCAGCATCGAACTGGGGCTGTGGGTCAACCCCGAACAACGCCATCAGGTCATCGAGGCCACCCGCAGCAACCACGGCCCGGCGATCATGGAGGTGCAGTTCCGCGCCAGCACCGGCAAGCTCCACGACGGCATCCTGTGCACCCAGAGCATCGACATGGAGGGCGTCACCTACCTGATCAGCACCTTCGTCGACACCACTGAACGCAAACGCGCCGAGCAGGCCCTCAAGGACAGCCAGGAGCGCCTCGACCTGGCGCTGGACTCGGCGCAGCTGGGCACTTGGGACTGGCACATCCCCAGCGGCATGCTCTACGGCTCGGCCCGCGCCGCGCAACTGCACGGGCTGGACCCGGTCCCCTTCCATGAATCGTTCGATTCGTTCTTCGAAGGTGTGCCAGAGCATGAACGTGCCAGCATGCGCCAGGCCTACCGCAGCCTGCGAGAAGGCCCGGCCGGCAATTACCAGATCACCTACCGCGTGCAGCTGGAAAACGGCGCCTCGCGCTACATCGAAAGCCGTGCACGCCTTTATCGCGACGACCAGGGCAACCCGTTGCGCATGGCCGGCACCTTGCTCGATATCACCGAACAGGTGGAACGCGAACAGCGCCTGAGTGCCTCGGAAGAGAAGTTCGCCAGCCTGTTCCAGGTCAGCCCCGACCCGATCTGCGTGACCCGCCAGGACACTGGCCAGTTCATCGAGATCAACCCGGCCTTCACCCAGACCTTCGGCTGGACTGCCGAGCAGGTAATCGGCCGCACTGCCGAAGAGATCGGCCTGTGGGCCGAGTCGATCGAACGCGCCCAGCGCATCGAACGGGTGATCCGCGAGCAGGCGCTGAGCAATGTCGCGGTGGTGGTCAACCACCGCAATGGCGCGCCGCTGACCTGCGTGATCGCCAGCCGCCTGATCAGCGTCGACGACCAGCCGTGCAGCGTCACCACCTTGCGCGACATCACCCAGCAACAGCGTGCCGAGGCGGCGCTCAAATCCAGCGAAGAGAAGTTCGCCAAGGCCTTCCACTCCAGCCCCGACGCCATCACCATCACCGAACGCCGCAGCGGCCGCTACCTGGAGGTCAACGACGGCTTCTGCCGGCTGACCGGCTACAGCACCGCCGAAGTGATCGGCCGCAGCGTCTATGAAATCGGCATCTGGGCCGACGACAAGCAGCGCAGCGCCTTGCTCGGCGAGCTCAAGGAACGCGGCCGGGTGCACCACCGGGAGATGCTCGGGCGCAACAAGCGCGGCGACATCCTCACCGTGGAGGTGTCGGTGGAGCCGATCAGCCTCAACGAAGTTGACTGCCTGCTGCTGACCGCCCGCGATGTCAGCCAGTTGAAGAACGCCCAGGCGCAGATCCGCCACCTGGCCTACCACGACCCGCTGACCAACCTGCCCAACCGCGCCTTGCTGATGGACCGCCTGAGCCAGCAGATCGCCCTGTTGCGCCGGCACAACCTGCGTGGCGCGCTGCTGTTCCTGGACCTCGACCACTTCAAGCACATCAACGACTCGCTCGGCCACCCGGTGGGCGACACCGTGCTGAAAATCATCACCGCACGGCTGGAGGCCAGCGTGCGCCTGGAAGACACCGTGGCGCGCCTCGGTGGCGATGAGTTCGTGGTGCTGCTCAGCGGCCTGGAAGGCAGCCGCGAAGCGGTGGAAAGCAAGGTCCGCGAGCTGGCTGACACCCTGCGCGAACTGCTGGCCGAACCGATGTCGCTGGACGGCCAGCGC contains:
- the leuB gene encoding 3-isopropylmalate dehydrogenase, translating into MSKQILILPGDGIGPEIMAEAVKVLELANDKFQLGFSLEHDVIGGAAIDKHGVPLADETLERARKADAVLLGAVGGPKWDKIERDIRPERGLLKIRSQLGLFANLRPAILYPQLADASSLKPEIVSGLDILIVRELTGGIYFGAPRGQRELQGGERQAYDTLPYSESEVRRIARVGFDMARVRGKKLCSVDKANVLASSQLWREVVEEVAKDYPDVELSHMYVDNAAMQLVRAPKQFDVVVTDNMFGDILSDEASMLTGSIGMLPSASLDANNKGMYEPCHGSAPDIAGQGIANPLATILSVSMMLRYSFNQQAAAEAIEKAVSVVLDQGLRTGDIWSAGCDKVGTQEMGDAVVAALRNL
- a CDS encoding class I SAM-dependent methyltransferase yields the protein MTSTTHTDVVQRQFGEQANAYLSSTVHAQGSEFALLQAELAGQGGARVLDLGCGAGHVSFHVAPLVAEVVAYDLSQSMLDVVASAASERGLGNITTECGAAERLPFADASFDFVFSRYSAHHWSDLGVALREVRRVLKPGGVAAFIDVMSPGSPLLDTYLQTVEVLRDTSHVRDYSAAEWQRQVSEAGLHVRSHTRQPLRLEFASWVERMRTPEPMRVAIRQLQQAMGEEVRQYYQIEADGSFSTDVLVLWAER
- the leuD gene encoding 3-isopropylmalate dehydratase small subunit, whose amino-acid sequence is MKAFTQHTGLVAPLDRANVDTDQIIPKQFLKSIKRTGFGPNLFDEWRYLDVGQPYQDNSKRPLNQEFVLNHARYQGASVLLARENFGCGSSREHAPWALDEYGFRSVIAPSFADIFFNNSFKNGLLPIILSDEEVDELFKQVEANPGYQLTIDLQAQAVTRPDGKVLHFEIDAFRKHCLLNGLDDIGLTLQDSDAIKAFEGKHRASQPWLFRDA
- the leuC gene encoding 3-isopropylmalate dehydratase large subunit; amino-acid sequence: MAGKTLYDKLWEAHEVKRRDDGSSLIYIDRHIIHEVTSPQAFEGLRLANRKPWRIDANIATPDHNVPTTPERKGGIEAIVDQVSRLQVQTLDENCDEYGIVEFKMNDERQGIVHVISPEQGATLPGMTVVCGDSHTSTHGAFGALAHGIGTSEVEHVLATQCLVAKKMKNMLVRVEGQLPAGVTAKDIVLAVIGKIGTAGGNGHAMEFAGSAIRELSMEGRMTICNMSIEAGARVGLVATDATTVAYVEGRPYAPKGEDWKRAVEAWKDLVSDDDAVFDTVVELDAAQIKPQVSWGTSPEMVLAVDQRVPDPAAEPDLIKRGSIERALKYMGLAANQAITDIKLDRVFIGSCTNSRIEDLRAAAAIAKGRKVAATVKQALVVPGSGLVKAQAEREGLDKIFLEAGFEWREPGCSMCLAMNPDRLESGEHCASTSNRNFEGRQGAGGRTHLVSPAMAAAAAVTGHFIDVRELIQGSAA
- a CDS encoding LysR family transcriptional regulator, producing the protein MDLANLSAFIAIAETGSFSGAGERLFLTQPAISKRIAGLEQQLDVRLFDRLGREVTLTEAGRALLPRAYQILNVLDDTRRALTNLNGEVSGRLTLATSHHIGLHRLPPLLRAFTRQHPAVALDIQFMDSEQAYDEILHGRAEIAVITLAPEPHHLVRAVPVWDDALDFVAAPEHPLASNHAVSLADVARHPAVFPGGNTFTHHIVQRLFESQGLTPNIAMSTNYLETIKMMVSIGLAWSVLPRTMLDDQVAPIALPGIQLSRQLGYILHTERTLSNAARAFMALLDSHAGSA
- a CDS encoding PAS domain S-box protein, translating into MPKSANRFPRLPRIPAADPQESEQAWQNAPQLLAALNGARLGAWLWDIDTGRISWSRGTQALFGFDPQRPLPNDIDYLDLLPEEDRARTRQLFHAVVNGEPVEQAMRHRIRWPDGSLHWLEINGSLTHDRHGRRQMIGVIREITRQRERETALINSEKRFATLFHLSPNAILLSRRQDGMIIEVNQHFEDMFGWPGGQVIGKTSIELGLWVNPEQRHQVIEATRSNHGPAIMEVQFRASTGKLHDGILCTQSIDMEGVTYLISTFVDTTERKRAEQALKDSQERLDLALDSAQLGTWDWHIPSGMLYGSARAAQLHGLDPVPFHESFDSFFEGVPEHERASMRQAYRSLREGPAGNYQITYRVQLENGASRYIESRARLYRDDQGNPLRMAGTLLDITEQVEREQRLSASEEKFASLFQVSPDPICVTRQDTGQFIEINPAFTQTFGWTAEQVIGRTAEEIGLWAESIERAQRIERVIREQALSNVAVVVNHRNGAPLTCVIASRLISVDDQPCSVTTLRDITQQQRAEAALKSSEEKFAKAFHSSPDAITITERRSGRYLEVNDGFCRLTGYSTAEVIGRSVYEIGIWADDKQRSALLGELKERGRVHHREMLGRNKRGDILTVEVSVEPISLNEVDCLLLTARDVSQLKNAQAQIRHLAYHDPLTNLPNRALLMDRLSQQIALLRRHNLRGALLFLDLDHFKHINDSLGHPVGDTVLKIITARLEASVRLEDTVARLGGDEFVVLLSGLEGSREAVESKVRELADTLRELLAEPMSLDGQRLQVTPSIGVALIPDHGATPADLLKRADIALYRAKDSGRNTTQLFHTTMQKAASERLRMESDLRLALARGELALHFQPQVDARDNRIIGAEVLLRWHHPQLGQQPPAQFIQVLEESGLILEVGSWILDEACDACARMLEDRLIDANDFSLCVNISPRQFRQNDFVERVLRSLDDYRLPRHMLKLEITEGIVIQNLEDTISKMRELKRYGVSFAMDDFGTGYSSLTYLKRLPVDVLKIDQTFVRDAPEDPNDAEIVRAIVAMARSLDLAVIAEGVELTEQLAFLERLGCHLYQGYLHSRPLPLQEFRQMLMEAPADY